A window of Amyelois transitella isolate CPQ chromosome 30, ilAmyTran1.1, whole genome shotgun sequence contains these coding sequences:
- the LOC106138899 gene encoding zinc finger protein 808: MAQSDSESLSDTESREAIERSPEDSGSSKESYHSNKDDNVKENSPRESESIPANVSTKNESGTSTREVRSTVKRETSADETGMDNMFASVWVKVEMEEEEKEPDEDMTDVNYEPPSTRRMKKKRKEMSNNSKDVKKARKCPTKVLKCQVCDYTTVYKTGLIMHMIGHTTEKKYCCSECNYKSKYRNALTRHIRIEHQAGNEAPSEPKNKFKCDQCDYTANFKWNLKAHKRKHNIEKQYKCDNCNFETAYRHNFLKHSRTHASKDKPMSFYKCDKCPFVTKYEGHITRHLAKIHNEVTDTAYKCETCDFSTRVKWRLNIHRGRSKQDNILHCPHCHFETYYMCEHKKHKVLHYDVVYGNKSDYTETHNSQIDATTGFYSAEQNVRYKDDYVNHQNETQKEYTTDPNCIDWKNIKVLESDDKERPFQCLMCTYTSRYKAAVKRHYQRHHTGTRNRPYECIHCGFSTKTKDKISLHNRRSKSDINLACPVCEYNTFYKCQYVIHQKEHYENKCSDCEYSAKRKYELQKHYLTVHMGNGLKCQFCDYTATRKESLLCHETIHTGSKPFKCNFCDYTGVRSYLLNKHMKRYHSNFMTDIVVVSESKIESLKHEALVNTVSRESLDFS, from the exons ATGGCACAATCGGACAGCGAAAGTTTATCAGATACGGAGTCGAGAGAAGCAATTGAAAGATCTCCGGAAGATTCGGGCAGTTCAAAAGAATCGTACCATTCAAATAAAGATGATAACGTGAAAGAAAATTCTCCTCGAGAATCAG AATCCATTCCCGCAAACGTATCTACCAAGAATGAATCCGGAACTTCTACAAGGGAAGTGAGGAGTACGGTGAAACGTGAGACAAGCGCAGATGAGACCGGTATGGATAACATGTTCGCTAGCGTCTGGGTCAAGGTGGAGATGGAGGAGGAGGAGAAAGAGCCTGATGAGGACATGACAGATGt GAACTACGAACCGCCATCCACGAGAAGAATGAAAAAGAAACGCAAAGAAATGTCGAACAATTCTAAAGACGTGAAAAAAGCACGCAAGTGTCCCACCAAAGTGTTGAAATGTCAAGTGTGCGATTACACGACCGTTTACAAGACCGGTCTGATCATGCACATGATTGGTCACACGACTGAAAAGAAATATTGCTGTTCCGAATGCAACTACAAGTCCAAATATCGCAACGCTCTCACCAGGCACATAAGAATCGAGCATCAGGCGGGCAATGAGGCGCCTAGCGaaccaaaaaataagtttaaatgtgACCAATGCGATTATACGGCCAATTTCAAGTGGAATCTTAAAGCGCACAAGCGTAAACACAACATAGAGAAACAATACAAATGTGACAATTGTAATTTCGAGACAGCGTATCGCCACAACTTCTTGAAGCATAGCCGAACTCACGCGAGCAAAGACAAACCCATGTCTTTTTATAAGTGCGATAAATGTCCGTTTGTGACTAAATACGAAGGTCACATCACTAGGCATTTGGCGAAAATTCACAACGAAGTGACTGACACAGCTTATAAGTGTGAAACGTGCGATTTCTCCACAAGAGTCAAATGGAGATTGAACATTCACAGGGGCAGAAGTAAGCAAGACAATATTCTGCATTGTCCACACTGCCATTTTGAAACTTATTACATGTGCGAACATAAGAAACATAAGGTATTGCATTACGATGTTGTGTACGGTAACAAAAGTGATTATACGGAGACACATAACTCTCAAATTGATGCTACAACGGGTTTTTACAGCGCTGAACAGAATGTGAGGTATAAAGATGATTACGTTAATCACCAGAATGAGACCCAGAAAGAGTACACGACGGATCCAAATTGCATAGACtggaaaaacataaaagtatTGGAATCGGACGACAAGGAAAGACCGTTCCAATGTCTCATGTGTACGTACACGTCCCGTTACAAGGCCGCTGTCAAACGTCACTACCAGAGACACCACACGGGCACAAGGAACAGGCCGTACGAGTGCATCCACTGCGGTTTCTCGACTAAAACCAAAGACAAGATCTCTTTACACAACAGACGGAGCAAATCTGACATCAATTTGGCATGTCCAGTGTGTGAGTACAACACATTTTACAAATGTCAATACGTTATACATCAGAAGGAGCATTACGAGAACAAATGTTCAGATTGTGAATACTCCGCTAAAAGGAAATATGAGTTGCAGAAACATTATTTGACCGTGCACATGGGGAACGGTTTGAAGTGTCAGTTCTGCGATTACACAGCGACTAGGAAGGAAAGTCTGTTATGCCATGAAACTATACACACCGGTTCTAAACCTTTCAAGTGCAACTTTTGTGATTACACAGGCGTTAGGAGTTACCTATTGAACAAGCACATGAAGAGGTATCACAGTAATTTCATGACGGACATTGTTGTTGTGAGCGAAAGTAAAATTGAATCTTTGAAACACGAGGCCCTCGTGAATACGGTCAGCAGGGAATCGTTGGATTTCTCGTGa
- the LOC106138919 gene encoding zinc finger protein 567, whose translation MDRGNITDADSDSTVDTIKSSELDSDKDLIDAISPRRTCYTKYGVRPDSSIQGGNQVANNESRNEESHDLNQESDNTNESPTTNTNEECHTKKLRSKIAKIKLKLKHDSVAGDNGQSGPSVGADKLKTGIENQSEAHTNDTDDVMNMFASVWVKVEVEEDDDNIVQDDVNDVNYEPPGAKRTRQRKKRDGEKKQRARPTKTLNCTVCDYTTVYKTCLVMHMIGHTSDKPHSCPMCGYKSKYRNSLTRHMKIQHQSEDTPLAECAKVFSCDECDYKTHFKWNLRAHKRKHNLVKQFKCQHCDYETAYRHNYLKHSRTHENSNKEPSFYKCDKCTFVTKFEGHIARHLAKIHNEVTDTAYKCDMCDFSTRVRWRLNIHKARSRQENVLVCAYCDFQTYFMCESKKHKVLHYDVMYGHKGQLSVSTECKPTDMNEHNSQIDATTGLPTYAKEDMNVHDDYLDYTQHQDTTKSQRKYMIDPNCIDWNNIQVLESDDKDRPFQCHMCSYTSRFKASVQRHFQRHHTGSQNRPYKCINCDFSTKTKDQIALHNKRSKSEVGLYCAVCKFTTNFKCQYVMHQKRHYENKCTECDYSCKHKYELQKHYMTIHMGNGHKCQYCNYIAARKESLLCHETIHTGIKPFKCNHCEYMSVRRSLLNNHVRRYHSHLLSDVVVVSDSKIESLKHVGSIDEVNKGLDLS comes from the exons ATGGATCGAGGCAACATAACTGACGCTGATTCTGACAGCACTGTTGACACTATAAAGTCATCAGAATTAGATTCTGACAAGGATTTGATAGATGCCATTAGTCCAAGACGAACATGTTACACCAAATACGGCGTTAGACCTGACAGTTCAATCCAAGGTGGCAATCAAGTAGCCAACAATGAATCCAGAAACGAAGAGTCTCACGATTTGAATCAAGAATCAGACAATACTAACGAAAGCCCAACTACAAATACGAACGAGGAATGCCACACAAAAAAGTTACGCAGTAAAATTGCAaagattaaattgaaattgaaacacGATTCTGTTGCTGGTGACAACGGCCAATCAGGGCCGAGCGTTGGTGCCGACAAATTGAAAACGGGCATTGAGAACCAATCAGAAGCTCACACGAACGATACGGATGATGTGATGAACATGTTTGCGAGCGTATGGGTCAAAGTGGAGGTTGAAGAGGACGATGACAATATAGTCCAAGACGATGTGAACGatgt AAACTACGAACCGCCCGGCGCGAAACGTACGAGACAGCGCAAAAAGAGAGATGGCGAGAAGAAACAGCGCGCCCGTCCCACGAAAACGCTGAACTGCACCGTGTGCGACTACACGACCGTCTACAAAACATGTCTGGTCATGCACATGATTGGTCACACCTCAGACAAGCCGCACAGCTGTCCAATGTGCGGATACAAATCTAAATACCGCAATTCACTGACGCGCCACATGAAAATACAACACCAGAGTGAAGATACGCCGTTAGCGGAGTGCGCCAAAGTGTTTAGTTGTGACGAGTGTGATTACAAAACGCATTTTAAGTGGAATCTGCGTGCGCATAAGCGGAAGCATAATTTGGTTAAGCAGTTTAAGTGTCAGCATTGTGATTACGAGACTGCGTATAGGCACAATTATTTGAAGCACAGTCGCACGCACGAGAATAGCAATAAGGAGCCGTCGTTCTATAAATGTGATAAGTGCACGTTTGTGACTAAGTTCGAGGGCCATATAGCGAGGCATTTGGCGAAGATTCATAACGAGGTGACTGACACCGCGTATAAGTGTGATATGTGTGATTTTTCCACTAGAGTCAGGTGGAGGTTGAATATTCACAAGGCTAGGAGTCGCCAAGAGAATGTTCTGGTGTGTGCGTATTGCGATTTCCAAACTTATTTCATGTGTGAGAGTAAAAAGCATAAAGTGTTGCATTACGATGTTATGTATGGTCATAAAGGCCAACTTAGTGTGAGTACGGAATGTAAACCTACGGATATGAACGAGCATAATTCTCAAATTGATGCGACAACTGGATTGCCCACGTATGCTAAAGAAGATATGAATGTGCATGATGATTATTTAGATTATACGCAACATCAGGACACTACGAAGTCTCAAAGGAAATACATGATTGATCCGAACTGCATAGACTGGAATAACATCCAAGTGTTGGAGTCTGACGATAAAGATAGACCGTTCCAATGTCACATGTGTTCGTACACGTCTCGCTTCAAGGCTTCAGTGCAAAGGCATTTTCAAAGGCACCACACCGGCTCGCAAAACAGGCCATACAAGTGCATAAATTGTGATTTCTCAACAAAAACTAAAGATCAGATCGCTTTGCACAATAAGAGGAGCAAGTCTGAGGTCGGTTTGTACTGCGCTGTTTGCAAGTTTACGACCAACTTCAAATGTCAGTATGTGATGCATCAGAAACGTCACTACGAGAACAAATGTACAGAGTGCGATTACTCGTGCAAGCACAAGTACGAGTTGCAGAAACATTACATGACTATTCACATGGGGAACGGTCACAAATGTCAGTATTGTAATTACATCGCAGCGAGGAAGGAGAGCCTGTTGTGTCACGAGACGATTCACACGGGCATAAAGCCTTTCAAGTGTAATCATTGCGAATACATGTCTGTACGTAGATCGCTACTGAATAATCATGTGAGACGTTATCATAGTCACTTGTTGTCCGATGTAGTTGTTGTTAGTGATAGTAAAATAGAGTCTTTGAAACATGTAGGCAGTATAGATGAGGTGAATAAAGGTTTAGAtttgtcgtag